One window of the Eucalyptus grandis isolate ANBG69807.140 chromosome 6, ASM1654582v1, whole genome shotgun sequence genome contains the following:
- the LOC104450064 gene encoding bidirectional sugar transporter SWEET2 → MIGLYSLSVSVITICKDAAGAAGNIFAIGLFVSPIPTFRRIIRNQSTEQFSGLPYIYALLNCLLCTWYGTPLISSNNMLVMTVNFTGALFQLAYIVLYVAYADKQKKMMMLGLLSAVLAIFAIIVVTSLHIPDADLRRDIVGIISGVSLISMLASPLLIINLVIRTKSVEFMPFYLSLSMFLMSASFTLYGSFNDDIFIYVPNGIGTILGITQLVLYCHYKRTGSESSKEPLIESYEETT, encoded by the exons ATGATTGGTTTGTATTCTCTTTCAGTTTCAGTCATCACCATTTGCAAAGATGCAGCCGGAGCagcag GTAACATCTTCGCTATTGGCCTATTTGTATCACCTAT ACCAACATTTAGAAGAATCATCAGAAACCAGTCGACGGAGCAGTTCTCTGGGCTGCCTTATATATATGCTCTCTTGAACTGCTTGCTTTGCACATGGTATGGCACGCCGCTAATATCGAGTAACAACATGCTGGTCATGACGGTGAACTTCACGGGTGCACTTTTTCAGTTGGCATACATAGTTCTCTATGTGGCATATGCAGATAAACAGAAAAAG ATGATGATGTTGGGATTGCTCTCAGCTGTTCTTGCCATTTTTGCAATTATAGTAGTTACGAGCTTACATATACCAGATGCTGACCTGCGGAGGGACATTGTCGGGATTATAAGTGGTGTCTCCCTTATTTCAATGCTTGCTTCCCCATTGCTTATAATT AATTTGGTGATCCGGACGAAGAGCGTTGAATTCATGCCgttttatctctctctttccatgttCCTCATGAGCGCATCGTTTACCCTATATGGGAGTTTCAACGATGACATCTTCATTTAT GTCCCAAATGGTATCGGAACGATTTTGGGAATCACCCAGTTGGTGTTGTATTGTCACTATAAACGCACTGGTAGTGAAAGCTCAAAAGAACCATTGATAGAATCATATGAAGAGACAACATAG